Proteins encoded by one window of Vitis riparia cultivar Riparia Gloire de Montpellier isolate 1030 chromosome 11, EGFV_Vit.rip_1.0, whole genome shotgun sequence:
- the LOC117924508 gene encoding LOW QUALITY PROTEIN: probable xyloglucan endotransglucosylase/hydrolase protein 26 (The sequence of the model RefSeq protein was modified relative to this genomic sequence to represent the inferred CDS: inserted 1 base in 1 codon), translating into MGSFQVLFVALLVTAVAFEQSFVDAKFSKSMYFNWGASHSSILGNGDDLQLVLDSTSGSGVQTKRAFLXGSIEMLIKLVPGNSAGTVTAYYLSSTGSKHDEIDFEFLGNISGQPYIIHTNIYTQGNGSREQQFYLWFDPTANFHNYTIHWNPTEVVWYIDSIPIRVFRNYENEGIAYPNKQGMRVYSSIWNADNWATRGGLVKIDWYSAPFVARFRHFRARACKWNGPVSIDQCASKSPANWWTSPVYSQLSYAKKGQMKWVRDNYMIYDYCKDTKRFQGNMPPECFKPQF; encoded by the exons ATGGGGAGTTTTCAAGTTTTGTTTGTAGCTCTATTAGTCACTGCAGTTGCATTTGAACAAAGCTTCGTTGACGCCAAGTTTTCCAAGAGCATGTATTTCAACTGGGGTGCTAGCCATTCCTCAATTCTGGGAAATGGCGATGATCTTCAACTTGTGTTGGATTCAACTTCAG GTTCTGGTGTTCAAACAAAGAGAGCGTTCC TTGGAAGTATTGAAATGCTGATCAAGTTGGTACCTGGGAATTCTGCTGGCACAGTAACTGCATACTAC CTGTCCTCTACAGGAAGCAAGCATGATGAGATCGACTTTGAGTTCTTAGGGAACATATCTGGACAACCTTACATCATCCACACGAATATCTATACCCAAGGAAATGGAAGCAGAGAACAACAGTTCTACCTCTGGTTTGATCCAACCGCTAATTTCCACAACTACACCATACACTGGAACCCCACTGAAGTAGT GTGGTACATTGATAGCATACCAATTCGAGTTTTCCGGAACTACGAGAATGAAGGAATTGCTTACCCCAACAAACAAGGTATGAGGGTTTACTCCAGTATATGGAATGCTGATAACTGGGCAACTAGAGGTGGGCTTGTTAAAATCGACTGGTATAGTGCGCCCTTTGTAGCCAGATTCCGCCATTTCAGGGCAAGGGCTTGCAAGTGGAATGGACCGGTCAGCATTGATCAATGTGCCTCCAAATCCCCTGCTAACTGGTGGACTTCTCCAGTATACAGCCAGTTGAGTTATGCTAAGAAGGGTCAGATGAAGTGGGTCAGAGATAACTATATGATCTATGATTACTGCAAAGATACAAAGAGATTCCAAGGAAATATGCCTCCTGAATGTTTTAAGCCACAATTCTAA